A single window of Streptomyces aquilus DNA harbors:
- the pcaB gene encoding 3-carboxy-cis,cis-muconate cycloisomerase codes for MTSEAEVGLLAPGWADSPAAAATSDAAYLRALLDAEIALTRAQAALGLAPEGAAAAVAAVGGLDAGDIAVRARAGGNPVIPLVADLTTAVGAEYGPYVHRGATSQDILDTAMMLVAVRTLDLVRADLGRTEAALARLAADHRDTAMPGRTLTQHAVPTTFGLKAAGWRSLVVDARDRVTSVRNSLPAQLGGAAGTLAAFTAYGAQDPTALVAAYARELGLREPDLPWHTLRTPIADLAGCLAFAAGALGKIATDVLTLARTEIAELAEGSGGGSSAMPHKANPVRSTLVAAAARRAPQLAATLYGSLAAEDERPAGAWHAEWEPLRDLLRLVGGAARDAAELTEGLRVNADAMRAHLDLTHGLIVSERLSADLAPVLGRARAKALLTELAQRTYAEGRSLAELLAEQPELEKAVDLDPAHYTGAATTLTDRALERR; via the coding sequence GTGACATCTGAGGCAGAGGTCGGCCTGCTCGCCCCCGGGTGGGCCGACTCCCCGGCCGCCGCCGCGACGAGCGACGCCGCGTATCTGCGGGCGCTGCTCGACGCGGAGATCGCGCTGACCCGCGCCCAGGCGGCCCTCGGGCTGGCTCCCGAGGGCGCGGCTGCCGCCGTGGCCGCGGTCGGTGGTCTCGACGCCGGGGACATCGCCGTACGCGCGCGGGCGGGCGGCAATCCGGTGATCCCGCTGGTCGCCGACCTGACGACGGCGGTGGGGGCGGAGTACGGCCCGTACGTCCACCGGGGCGCGACCAGCCAGGACATCCTCGACACGGCGATGATGCTCGTCGCCGTGCGCACCCTCGACCTGGTCCGCGCCGACCTCGGGCGGACGGAGGCGGCGCTGGCCCGGCTGGCCGCCGACCACCGGGACACGGCCATGCCGGGACGCACGCTCACCCAGCACGCGGTGCCGACGACCTTCGGCCTGAAGGCCGCCGGCTGGCGGTCCCTGGTGGTGGACGCGCGGGACCGGGTGACCTCCGTACGGAACTCGCTCCCCGCCCAACTCGGCGGCGCGGCCGGGACGTTGGCCGCCTTCACCGCGTACGGCGCGCAGGACCCGACCGCGCTCGTCGCGGCGTACGCGCGCGAACTCGGCCTGCGCGAACCCGACCTGCCCTGGCACACGCTGCGCACCCCGATCGCCGATCTCGCGGGGTGTCTGGCCTTCGCGGCCGGGGCCCTCGGCAAGATCGCCACGGATGTGCTGACGCTGGCCCGCACCGAGATCGCCGAGCTGGCGGAGGGCAGCGGCGGCGGCTCGTCGGCCATGCCGCACAAGGCGAATCCCGTACGGTCCACCCTCGTCGCCGCTGCCGCGCGGCGGGCGCCGCAGCTCGCCGCGACGCTGTACGGCTCGCTGGCCGCCGAGGACGAGCGGCCGGCCGGCGCCTGGCACGCCGAGTGGGAGCCGCTGCGGGACCTGCTCCGGCTGGTCGGCGGTGCGGCCCGCGACGCCGCCGAACTGACCGAGGGACTGCGGGTGAACGCGGACGCCATGCGCGCACACCTGGATCTCACCCACGGGTTGATCGTCTCCGAGCGACTCTCCGCCGACCTGGCCCCCGTCCTCGGCCGGGCCCGCGCGAAGGCGCTGCTGACCGAGCTCGCGCAGCGCACCTACGCAGAGGGGCGCTCCTTGGCGGAACTCCTGGCGGAGCAGCCGGAGTTGGAGAAGGCCGTCGACCTCGACCCCGCCCACTACACCGGCGCCGCTACAACCCTCACCGACCGTGCTCTGGAGCGACGTTGA
- the ligD gene encoding non-homologous end-joining DNA ligase produces MGDAVELEVGGRTVRLSSPDKIFFPERGFTKLDLARYYIAVAPGILRALRDRPTTLERYPDGVTGENFFQKRAPKNMPDWIPTAHITFPSGRSADEMCPTEEAAVLWAAQFGTLTFHPWPVRRADVDRPDELRIDLDPQPGTDYDDAVRAAGELRAVLEEFGGLRGWPKTSGGRGLHVFVPIEPRWTFTQVRRAAIAVGREMERRMPDHVTIKWWKEERGERIFIDYNQTARDRTIASAYSVRPRPHAPVSAPLRWDEVGVAHPQDFDLATMPARFAELGDVHADMDDHAFSLEALLELARRDEHDHGLGDLPYPPEYPKMPGEPKRVQPSRARKDGTS; encoded by the coding sequence ATGGGTGACGCGGTGGAGCTTGAGGTGGGCGGGCGGACCGTACGGCTGTCCAGCCCGGACAAGATCTTCTTCCCGGAGCGCGGTTTCACCAAGCTGGACCTGGCCCGGTACTACATCGCCGTCGCCCCCGGCATCCTGCGCGCCCTGCGCGACCGCCCCACCACCCTGGAGCGCTATCCCGACGGCGTGACGGGCGAGAACTTCTTCCAGAAGCGGGCGCCGAAGAACATGCCCGACTGGATCCCGACCGCCCACATCACCTTCCCGAGCGGCCGTAGCGCGGACGAGATGTGCCCCACGGAGGAGGCCGCGGTCCTGTGGGCCGCCCAGTTCGGCACGCTCACCTTCCATCCGTGGCCGGTACGGCGCGCCGACGTCGACCGCCCCGACGAACTCCGCATCGACCTCGACCCGCAGCCCGGCACCGACTACGACGACGCCGTCCGGGCCGCCGGTGAACTCCGGGCCGTACTGGAGGAGTTCGGGGGCCTGCGCGGCTGGCCCAAGACGTCCGGCGGACGCGGCCTGCACGTCTTCGTGCCGATCGAACCCCGCTGGACCTTCACCCAGGTGCGGCGGGCCGCGATCGCGGTCGGGCGGGAGATGGAACGCCGGATGCCGGACCACGTGACGATCAAGTGGTGGAAGGAGGAGCGCGGCGAGCGCATCTTCATCGACTACAACCAGACCGCCCGGGACCGCACGATCGCGTCCGCCTATTCGGTACGACCCCGCCCGCACGCCCCCGTCTCCGCGCCCCTGCGCTGGGACGAGGTGGGCGTGGCGCACCCACAGGACTTCGATCTCGCGACCATGCCCGCGCGCTTCGCCGAACTCGGCGATGTGCACGCGGACATGGACGATCACGCGTTCTCACTGGAGGCCCTGCTGGAACTGGCCCGCCGGGACGAGCACGACCACGGCCTCGGCGATCTGCCGTACCCGCCCGAGTATCCGAAGATGCCGGGGGAACCCAAGCGGGTACAGCCGAGCCGAGCCCGTAAGGACGGGACTTCGTAG
- a CDS encoding ATP-dependent DNA ligase — MDLPVMPPVKPMLAKSVAKIPPGMQYEAKWDGFRAVVFRDGADIELGSRTGKPLTRYFPELVEALRERVPERCVLDGEIVIARDGRLDFDALTERIHPADSRVRTLAERTPASFVAFDLLALADESLLDVPLTDRRALLTTALSEVTPPVHLAPATTDIDVARNWFEQYEGAGLDGVIAKPLGLHYLQDERAMFKIKHERTADVVVAGYRLHKSGPVVGSLLLGLYDDRGALQHVGVSAAFTMKRRAELVDELEPLRMDDVTGHPWAAWSDEAAHETARLPGAPSRWSGKKDLSWVPLRPERVAEVAYDHMENGARFRHTARFRRWRPDRTPESCTYGQLEEPVRYDLDEILGTAG; from the coding sequence ATGGATCTGCCGGTCATGCCTCCCGTGAAGCCCATGCTCGCCAAGTCGGTCGCGAAGATCCCGCCGGGCATGCAGTACGAGGCGAAGTGGGACGGGTTCCGGGCCGTGGTGTTCCGGGACGGGGCCGACATCGAGCTGGGCAGCCGCACCGGCAAGCCGCTGACCAGGTACTTCCCGGAGCTGGTGGAGGCCCTCAGGGAGCGGGTGCCCGAGCGCTGTGTGCTGGACGGGGAGATCGTCATCGCCCGCGACGGACGGCTCGACTTCGACGCGCTCACCGAGCGCATCCACCCGGCCGACTCCCGGGTCCGCACCCTCGCCGAGCGCACCCCGGCGTCGTTCGTGGCCTTCGACCTGCTGGCGCTCGCCGACGAGTCGCTCCTCGACGTCCCGCTGACCGACCGGCGGGCCCTGCTGACGACGGCCCTGTCCGAGGTCACCCCGCCGGTCCACCTCGCGCCGGCGACCACCGACATCGACGTCGCCCGGAACTGGTTCGAGCAGTACGAGGGGGCCGGCCTCGACGGTGTCATCGCCAAGCCGCTCGGCCTGCACTACCTCCAGGACGAGCGCGCCATGTTCAAGATCAAGCACGAGCGGACCGCGGACGTGGTCGTCGCCGGCTACCGCCTCCACAAGAGCGGGCCCGTCGTCGGGTCCCTGCTGCTGGGGCTGTACGACGACCGGGGCGCCCTCCAGCACGTGGGCGTGTCGGCCGCCTTCACCATGAAACGGCGGGCCGAGCTGGTCGACGAGCTGGAGCCGCTGCGCATGGACGACGTCACGGGACATCCCTGGGCGGCCTGGTCGGACGAGGCCGCCCACGAGACGGCGCGGCTGCCGGGGGCGCCCAGCCGCTGGTCGGGCAAGAAGGACCTGTCCTGGGTGCCGCTGCGGCCCGAGCGGGTCGCCGAGGTGGCGTACGACCACATGGAGAACGGGGCGCGCTTCCGGCACACGGCCCGCTTCCGGCGCTGGCGCCCGGACCGCACGCCGGAGAGCTGCACGTACGGGCAGCTGGAGGAGCCGGTGCGCTACGACCTGGACGAGATCCTCGGCACGGCCGGCTGA
- the pcaG gene encoding protocatechuate 3,4-dioxygenase subunit alpha: MTKIDTSRPETVLPTPSHTVGPFYGHALPFPGGEDIAPVGHPDTIAVHGWIHDGAGNPLPDAFVELWGPDPDGNIPRVDGSMRRDGASGGFMGRTGVEFTGWGRSQTDASGHWSARTLRPGARGQSAPYLSVCVFARGLLVHLYTRIYLPGDDAALAADPLLSRVDEARRGTLIATDGGHGTYRFDIRLQGEGETVFLEFQ; this comes from the coding sequence ATGACGAAGATCGACACCAGCCGTCCGGAGACGGTCCTGCCGACCCCCTCGCACACGGTGGGCCCCTTCTACGGCCACGCCCTGCCCTTCCCGGGCGGCGAGGACATCGCCCCCGTCGGCCACCCGGACACGATCGCCGTGCACGGCTGGATCCACGACGGCGCGGGCAACCCGCTGCCGGACGCGTTCGTGGAGCTGTGGGGCCCGGACCCGGACGGCAACATCCCGCGGGTCGACGGCTCGATGCGGCGCGACGGGGCCAGCGGTGGGTTCATGGGGCGCACCGGTGTGGAGTTCACCGGCTGGGGGCGCAGCCAGACGGACGCGAGCGGGCACTGGTCCGCGCGGACGCTGCGCCCGGGTGCGCGCGGACAGAGCGCGCCGTACCTCAGCGTCTGTGTCTTCGCGCGCGGTCTGCTGGTGCACCTGTACACCCGTATCTACCTGCCCGGCGACGACGCGGCGCTCGCCGCCGACCCGCTGCTGTCCCGGGTGGACGAGGCGCGCCGGGGCACGCTGATCGCGACGGACGGCGGCCACGGCACCTACCGTTTCGACATCCGCCTTCAGGGCGAAGGCGAGACGGTCTTCCTGGAGTTCCAGTGA
- a CDS encoding DUF3048 domain-containing protein — protein MGRRARTRRAGTTAALLAAALTVSLAAGCTGTNGSGPSDDGRAPERTHGESRTPDESQEPSESGLAGASVLAVKIDNARAARPHTGTDSADIVYTEQVEGGLSRLMAVYATKLPKVVGPVRSARESDLELLRQFDHPTLAFSGAQGKLMPLINKAPLNSQTPGKTSGAYFRGTAKPAPHNLYLRPSRLLPAAPGADALTTGFTYGSAPSGGKKDTSETVRYPAATYSFTWSSSRDRYLVSMDGTAAVTTGGKRLAPATVVVQYVKIRKSDFHDFLGNNTPYTETVGSGKAKVLRGGKAYDARWERDRPTDGTTFTTSDGDPVNFAEGQVWVLFVKA, from the coding sequence ATGGGACGACGGGCGCGCACGCGACGCGCCGGCACTACGGCGGCGCTCCTGGCCGCCGCGCTGACGGTTTCCCTGGCGGCGGGCTGCACGGGCACGAACGGGTCCGGGCCGTCGGACGACGGACGGGCGCCCGAACGGACGCACGGCGAGAGCCGGACCCCGGACGAGAGCCAGGAGCCGTCGGAGAGCGGGCTGGCCGGCGCCTCCGTGCTCGCCGTGAAGATCGACAACGCCCGGGCGGCCCGGCCGCACACGGGCACCGACTCCGCGGACATCGTCTACACCGAGCAGGTCGAGGGCGGTCTGAGCCGGCTGATGGCGGTCTACGCGACCAAGCTCCCGAAGGTCGTCGGGCCGGTGCGCAGCGCCCGCGAGTCCGACCTGGAGCTGCTGCGCCAGTTCGACCACCCGACGCTCGCCTTCTCCGGCGCCCAGGGGAAGCTGATGCCGCTGATCAACAAGGCGCCGCTGAACTCGCAGACGCCCGGCAAGACCTCCGGCGCCTACTTCCGCGGCACCGCCAAGCCCGCCCCGCACAACCTCTATCTCCGGCCGTCCCGGCTGCTGCCCGCCGCGCCCGGCGCGGACGCCCTGACCACCGGCTTCACCTACGGCTCAGCCCCGTCCGGCGGCAAGAAGGACACCTCGGAGACCGTGCGCTACCCGGCGGCCACCTACTCCTTCACCTGGTCGTCGAGCCGGGACCGCTATCTCGTCTCGATGGACGGCACCGCGGCGGTGACGACCGGGGGCAAGCGGCTCGCCCCGGCGACGGTCGTCGTGCAGTACGTCAAGATCCGCAAGTCCGACTTCCACGACTTCCTCGGCAACAACACGCCGTACACGGAGACCGTGGGCTCGGGCAAGGCGAAGGTGCTGCGCGGCGGGAAGGCGTACGACGCCCGCTGGGAGCGCGACCGGCCGACGGACGGCACGACGTTCACGACGAGCGACGGGGACCCGGTGAACTTCGCCGAGGGTCAGGTGTGGGTGCTGTTCGTGAAGGCCTGA
- a CDS encoding MarR family winged helix-turn-helix transcriptional regulator — translation MAAVDLTTHPGHLARRLQQAHYLLWNTMVSEEITSPQFAVLNALVAEPGLDQRTVGERVGLDRSTIAEVISRLGRRGLLDKVRDPQDGRRFLLRLTDDGLRTHRKLTVRTARMNQVFLAPLSAAEQSVFCELIQRVADAAEELRNPAEPPAEQRQAFTNSTHT, via the coding sequence ATGGCTGCGGTGGACCTCACCACCCACCCCGGGCACCTGGCCCGCCGCCTGCAGCAGGCGCACTACCTGCTGTGGAACACGATGGTCTCGGAGGAGATCACCTCCCCGCAGTTCGCGGTCCTCAACGCGCTCGTCGCCGAGCCGGGTCTGGACCAGCGCACGGTGGGGGAGCGGGTGGGGCTCGACCGGTCGACCATCGCCGAGGTGATCAGCCGGCTCGGCCGCCGCGGGCTGCTCGACAAGGTGCGCGACCCGCAGGACGGCCGCCGCTTCCTGCTGCGCCTGACCGACGACGGGCTGCGCACCCACCGCAAGCTGACCGTCCGCACGGCCCGCATGAACCAGGTCTTCCTCGCCCCGCTCTCCGCCGCCGAGCAGTCCGTCTTCTGCGAACTGATCCAGCGGGTCGCGGACGCGGCCGAGGAACTCCGCAACCCGGCGGAGCCCCCTGCCGAACAGCGTCAGGCCTTCACGAACAGCACCCACACCTGA
- the pcaH gene encoding protocatechuate 3,4-dioxygenase subunit beta, producing the protein MTLTQHDIDQEIAAEHAAYEKRLADGGPVEHQPRRDYAPYRSSVLRHPKQPPVTIDVSKDPELVELHSPAFGERDITDIDNDLTRQHNGEPIGERITVSGRLLDRDGRPIRGQLIEIWQANSAGRYAHQREQHDAPLDPNFTGVGRTLTDADGQYHFTTVQPGPYPWRQHLNAWRPAHIHFSLFGTAFTQRLVTQMYFPADPLFPYDPIIQSVTDDAARRRLVATYDHNLSVPEFSMGYHWDIVLDGPHATWIEEGR; encoded by the coding sequence ATGACTCTCACCCAGCACGACATCGACCAAGAGATCGCGGCCGAACACGCCGCCTACGAGAAGCGCCTCGCCGACGGCGGCCCCGTGGAGCACCAGCCGCGCCGCGACTACGCCCCGTACCGCTCCTCGGTCCTGCGCCACCCGAAGCAGCCGCCGGTCACCATCGACGTCTCCAAGGACCCGGAACTGGTGGAGCTGCACTCCCCCGCCTTCGGGGAGCGGGACATCACCGACATCGACAACGACCTCACCCGGCAGCACAACGGCGAGCCGATCGGCGAGCGCATCACCGTCTCCGGGCGGCTCCTCGACCGTGACGGGCGTCCGATCCGCGGTCAGCTCATCGAGATCTGGCAAGCCAACTCGGCGGGCCGGTACGCCCATCAGCGCGAGCAGCACGACGCCCCGCTCGACCCGAACTTCACCGGCGTCGGCCGTACCCTGACCGACGCGGACGGCCAGTACCACTTCACGACCGTCCAGCCGGGCCCGTACCCGTGGCGCCAGCACCTCAACGCCTGGCGCCCCGCCCACATCCACTTCTCGCTCTTCGGCACGGCGTTCACCCAGCGGCTCGTGACGCAGATGTACTTCCCGGCCGACCCGCTGTTCCCGTACGACCCGATCATCCAGTCGGTGACCGACGACGCGGCCCGCCGGCGCCTCGTCGCGACGTACGACCACAACCTGTCGGTGCCGGAGTTCTCGATGGGCTACCACTGGGACATCGTGCTCGACGGACCGCACGCCACCTGGATCGAAGAGGGACGCTGA
- a CDS encoding zinc-dependent alcohol dehydrogenase, protein MKAVTWQGKRDVRVENVPDPKIQEPTDAVIRITSSGLCGSDLHLYEVLTPFMTPGDILGHEPMGIVEEVGAGVPDLKAGDRVVVPFQIACGSCWMCENSLPTQCETTQVTGEGMGAALFGYTRLYGSVPGAQAEYLRVPQAQFGPIKVPEGPPDDRFVYLSDVLPTAWQAVAYADVPQGGSVAVLGLGPIGDMACRVARLRGAGTVFGVDLVTERLRRARQRGVEVFDLRDFDDEKELVAAIRDRTDGRGPDAVIDAVGTEAHGSAAARLAQNATALLPRKLSGPFAERFSVDRLAALYTAIDLVRRGGTISLSGVYGGMADPLPLLTLFDKQIQLRMGQANVRRWVDDILPHLTDEDVLGVEDFATHRVPLDEAPHAYEMFQRKQDGAVKVLMKP, encoded by the coding sequence ATGAAGGCAGTGACCTGGCAGGGCAAGCGGGACGTACGAGTGGAGAACGTGCCCGATCCGAAGATCCAGGAGCCGACGGACGCCGTCATCCGCATCACCTCCAGCGGGCTGTGCGGCTCCGATCTGCACCTGTACGAGGTGCTCACCCCGTTCATGACACCGGGCGACATCCTCGGTCACGAGCCCATGGGCATCGTCGAGGAGGTCGGCGCCGGGGTGCCCGACCTCAAGGCGGGCGACCGGGTCGTCGTCCCCTTCCAGATCGCCTGCGGCAGCTGCTGGATGTGCGAGAACTCCCTGCCGACCCAGTGCGAGACCACCCAGGTCACCGGCGAGGGCATGGGCGCCGCGCTCTTCGGCTACACCCGGCTGTACGGGTCCGTGCCGGGCGCCCAGGCCGAGTATCTGCGCGTCCCGCAGGCCCAGTTCGGCCCGATCAAGGTGCCCGAGGGACCGCCCGACGACCGCTTCGTCTACCTCTCCGACGTGCTGCCCACCGCCTGGCAGGCGGTCGCCTACGCGGACGTCCCGCAGGGCGGCAGCGTCGCCGTGCTCGGCCTCGGGCCGATCGGCGACATGGCCTGCCGGGTCGCCCGACTGCGCGGTGCCGGAACGGTGTTCGGGGTCGACCTGGTCACCGAGCGGCTGCGCCGGGCCCGGCAGCGCGGCGTGGAGGTCTTCGACCTGCGGGACTTCGACGACGAGAAGGAACTCGTCGCCGCGATCCGCGACCGCACCGACGGCCGCGGCCCCGACGCCGTGATCGACGCGGTCGGCACCGAGGCCCACGGCAGCGCCGCCGCCCGGCTCGCCCAGAACGCCACGGCCCTGCTGCCGCGCAAGCTGAGCGGCCCCTTCGCGGAACGCTTCAGCGTCGACCGCCTGGCCGCCCTCTACACCGCCATCGACCTGGTCCGCCGCGGCGGCACCATCTCCCTGTCCGGCGTCTACGGCGGCATGGCCGACCCGCTGCCGCTGCTCACCCTGTTCGACAAGCAGATCCAGCTCCGCATGGGCCAGGCCAACGTGCGCCGCTGGGTCGACGACATCCTCCCCCACCTCACCGACGAGGACGTGCTCGGCGTCGAGGACTTCGCCACCCACCGGGTGCCGCTCGACGAGGCGCCGCACGCCTACGAGATGTTCCAGCGCAAGCAGGACGGCGCGGTGAAGGTGCTGATGAAGCCGTAA
- a CDS encoding OmpL47-type beta-barrel domain-containing protein, producing MLLGLQAVPSTAQPEQAAAAQTLTWTAGDDITKYTSAPTTAVAGQATIVFENSAATGNTTGMPHTLTFVTSDPEFNSDVQLNILANPNDDMGGRHTAEVTLTPGRYFYHCTIPGHGSMQGILVVTEGGGSDTTPPQTSAQVTGAQNAQGEYVGSASVAISATDEGGSGVDSVQYAIGDSGDWLPYTTPVVVDQVGSHTIRYRALDKAGNVSAEKSVEFTVVPPASDDTTPPDTSATVTGEQDADGAYFDMATVTVSASDTGSGVNSIEYAVDSGTWQAYTAPVMVHQLGTHSVRYRATDKAGNVAAEKSVQFKVVATPTPDTTPPVTGVTVEGTKNSDGAYIGNAKVTVSATDEGGSGVDRVEYSIDGGPYLAYTAPVVVDRAGTHTLAYRATDKAGNTAAARTVTFTVVSSQVPAPNCPEFDERLTVIVGDVDSGVPNRLTNNRCRINELIEDEKEWTSHALFLKHVKTVLDKLLKEGVVDQREYNAVQKAARQSGIGRPGQTEGYRKILDGSPASFAKWQQVGGGSFGLNADGSITSGTTKGGLGMLWFPERKYGDFSLRLQWRDDAPGTGNANAGVFVRFPWVHDHPEESRPEWVAIKYGHEVQVLDRPDGDMYKTGSIYGFDRVGLAGAGVTQKGTWNDYEIRVVDQHYSVYRNGVLINEFDNTGGQDFVPPRSDDPGTDGRRFASGYVGLQVHGTTDVISYRDVRIKEL from the coding sequence ATGCTGCTCGGCCTCCAGGCCGTACCGAGCACGGCACAACCCGAACAGGCCGCCGCCGCCCAGACCCTCACCTGGACCGCCGGCGACGACATCACCAAGTACACCTCGGCGCCGACGACCGCGGTGGCCGGTCAAGCCACGATCGTCTTCGAGAACAGCGCGGCCACCGGCAACACCACCGGCATGCCGCACACGTTGACCTTCGTGACGAGCGATCCCGAGTTCAACAGCGACGTCCAGCTCAACATCCTGGCCAACCCGAACGACGACATGGGCGGCCGGCACACCGCCGAGGTCACGCTCACCCCGGGCCGCTACTTCTACCACTGCACGATCCCGGGCCACGGCTCGATGCAGGGCATCCTCGTGGTGACGGAGGGCGGCGGTTCGGACACCACGCCGCCGCAGACGTCCGCGCAGGTCACCGGGGCGCAGAACGCCCAAGGCGAGTACGTCGGTTCGGCGAGCGTGGCCATCAGCGCCACGGACGAGGGCGGCTCCGGGGTCGACAGCGTCCAGTACGCGATCGGCGACTCCGGCGACTGGCTGCCGTACACCACGCCGGTCGTCGTCGACCAGGTCGGCAGTCACACGATCCGTTACCGGGCGCTCGACAAGGCGGGGAACGTCTCCGCGGAGAAGAGCGTCGAGTTCACGGTGGTGCCCCCGGCCTCCGACGACACCACCCCGCCGGACACCTCGGCGACGGTGACCGGTGAACAGGACGCCGACGGGGCCTACTTCGACATGGCGACGGTGACCGTGTCGGCCTCCGACACCGGCTCCGGGGTCAACAGCATCGAGTACGCCGTCGACAGCGGAACCTGGCAGGCGTACACCGCGCCCGTGATGGTGCACCAGCTCGGCACCCACAGCGTGCGCTACCGGGCCACCGACAAGGCGGGCAACGTCGCCGCCGAGAAGAGCGTCCAGTTCAAGGTCGTCGCGACGCCCACGCCGGACACCACACCGCCGGTGACGGGTGTGACCGTCGAGGGCACGAAGAACTCGGACGGGGCCTACATCGGCAATGCCAAGGTGACCGTGAGCGCGACGGACGAGGGAGGTTCGGGCGTCGACCGGGTCGAGTACTCGATCGACGGCGGGCCGTATCTCGCGTACACCGCCCCGGTCGTCGTGGATCGCGCGGGCACCCACACCCTCGCCTACCGGGCCACCGACAAGGCGGGCAACACCGCCGCGGCGCGTACCGTGACCTTCACGGTGGTGTCGAGCCAGGTACCGGCGCCCAACTGCCCGGAGTTCGACGAGCGGTTGACGGTGATCGTCGGTGACGTCGACTCGGGGGTGCCGAACCGGCTGACCAACAACCGGTGCCGGATCAACGAGTTGATCGAGGACGAGAAGGAGTGGACGTCCCACGCGCTGTTCCTCAAGCACGTGAAGACCGTCCTGGACAAGCTCCTCAAGGAAGGCGTCGTCGACCAGCGCGAGTACAACGCCGTCCAGAAGGCCGCCCGTCAGTCGGGGATCGGCAGGCCCGGGCAGACCGAGGGCTACCGGAAGATCCTCGACGGCAGCCCCGCGTCGTTCGCCAAGTGGCAGCAGGTGGGCGGGGGTTCGTTCGGGCTGAACGCCGACGGGTCCATCACGTCCGGGACCACCAAGGGCGGGCTCGGCATGCTGTGGTTCCCCGAGCGCAAGTACGGCGACTTCTCGCTCCGCCTCCAGTGGCGCGACGACGCACCCGGCACCGGGAACGCCAACGCCGGTGTGTTCGTGCGCTTCCCGTGGGTCCACGACCACCCCGAGGAGTCCCGCCCGGAGTGGGTCGCCATCAAGTACGGCCACGAGGTGCAGGTCCTGGACCGGCCCGACGGCGACATGTACAAGACCGGGTCGATCTACGGGTTCGACCGCGTGGGTCTGGCCGGCGCGGGCGTGACGCAGAAGGGCACCTGGAACGACTACGAGATCCGGGTGGTCGACCAGCACTACTCGGTCTACCGCAACGGCGTGCTCATCAACGAGTTCGACAACACCGGCGGCCAGGACTTCGTCCCGCCCCGCTCGGACGACCCGGGCACGGACGGCAGGCGGTTCGCCTCCGGCTACGTCGGACTCCAGGTGCACGGCACGACGGACGTCATCTCCTACCGGGACGTGCGGATCAAGGAGTTGTAG